A single window of Onychomys torridus chromosome 8, mOncTor1.1, whole genome shotgun sequence DNA harbors:
- the Rdm1 gene encoding RAD52 motif-containing protein 1 isoform X1, translated as MAEFISFVVPTQSDKVLLVWELSAGPPAEALRHSLSTAFSQFGLLYSVRVFPNAAVARPGFYAIIKFYSSRDAQRAQKACDGKPLFQTSPVKVRLSTRHKAPRHQAFALNSSRCQELANYYFGFNGWSKRILKLQELSGVEDEALSGPVRKPSLKFFCAVEVVLPSYGCRSPGVGIAEEPLHQLEEGQPSFLMKRKKAQKLAIQSALSDAFQKLAIVALESGKVAVEYIPSEESIDAGSEEELQSLIQVSSFPWNQPGQREEECLSDFSLEEEEPEL; from the exons ATGGCGGAATTTATTTCTTTCGTGGTTCCCACCCAGAGTGACAAAGTTTTGCTGGTGTGGGAGCTGAGCGCTGGTCCCCCAGCCGAGGCCTTAAGA CATTCTCTGTCCACAGCCTTCTCCCAGTTTGGCCTCCTGTATTCAGTCCGAGTCTTCCCCAACGCTGCAGTGGCCCGCCCCGGTTTCTACGCCATCATCAAGTTTTACTCCTCAAGGGACGCGCAGAGAGCCCAAAAGGCATGCGACGGGAAGCCTCTTTTTCAGACATCGCCAGTGAAG GTTCGCCTCAGCACTAGACATAAGGCCCCGAGACATCAGGCCTTTGCCCTAAACAGCTCACGATGCCAAGAACTGGCAAATTACTACTTTGGCTTCAATGGATGGTCAAAAAGGATCCTCAAG CTGCAGGAGCTCTCCGGAGTAGAGGACGAGGCTCTGTCAGGGCCCGTGCGGAAGCCAAGCCTCAAGTTCTTCTGTGCTGTGGAGGTGGTGCTGCCGTCCTATGGATGCAGGAGCCCTGGAGTTGGCATCGCCGAGGAGCCTCTGCACCAGCTGGAAGAAG GACAGCCATCGTTTCttatgaagaggaagaaagctcAGAAGCTCGCGATCCAGAGCGCTTTGTCGGATGCCTTCCAGAAGCTGGCCATCGTGGCTTTAG AAAGTGGCAAGGTCGCGGTGGAGTACATTCCCAGTGAAGAGTCCATAGATGCCGGAAGTGAAGAAGAGCTACAGAGTCTAATCCAG GTCAGCTCCTTTCCGTGGAATCAGCCCggccagagggaggaggagtgtcTCTCCGATTTCAGCTTGGAGGAGGAAGAACCGGAGCTGTAA
- the Rdm1 gene encoding RAD52 motif-containing protein 1 isoform X2: MAEFISFVVPTQSDKVLLVWELSAGPPAEALRHSLSTAFSQFGLLYSVRVFPNAAVARPGFYAIIKFYSSRDAQRAQKACDGKPLFQTSPVKVRLSTRHKAPRHQAFALNSSRCQELANYYFGFNGWSKRILKLQELSGVEDEALSGPVRKPSLKFFCAVEVVLPSYGCRSPGVGIAEEPLHQLEEGQPSFLMKRKKAQKLAIQSALSDAFQKLAIVALESGKVAVEYIPSEESIDAGSEEELQSLIQTLYR, encoded by the exons ATGGCGGAATTTATTTCTTTCGTGGTTCCCACCCAGAGTGACAAAGTTTTGCTGGTGTGGGAGCTGAGCGCTGGTCCCCCAGCCGAGGCCTTAAGA CATTCTCTGTCCACAGCCTTCTCCCAGTTTGGCCTCCTGTATTCAGTCCGAGTCTTCCCCAACGCTGCAGTGGCCCGCCCCGGTTTCTACGCCATCATCAAGTTTTACTCCTCAAGGGACGCGCAGAGAGCCCAAAAGGCATGCGACGGGAAGCCTCTTTTTCAGACATCGCCAGTGAAG GTTCGCCTCAGCACTAGACATAAGGCCCCGAGACATCAGGCCTTTGCCCTAAACAGCTCACGATGCCAAGAACTGGCAAATTACTACTTTGGCTTCAATGGATGGTCAAAAAGGATCCTCAAG CTGCAGGAGCTCTCCGGAGTAGAGGACGAGGCTCTGTCAGGGCCCGTGCGGAAGCCAAGCCTCAAGTTCTTCTGTGCTGTGGAGGTGGTGCTGCCGTCCTATGGATGCAGGAGCCCTGGAGTTGGCATCGCCGAGGAGCCTCTGCACCAGCTGGAAGAAG GACAGCCATCGTTTCttatgaagaggaagaaagctcAGAAGCTCGCGATCCAGAGCGCTTTGTCGGATGCCTTCCAGAAGCTGGCCATCGTGGCTTTAG AAAGTGGCAAGGTCGCGGTGGAGTACATTCCCAGTGAAGAGTCCATAGATGCCGGAAGTGAAGAAGAGCTACAGAGTCTAATCCAG ACTCTTTACCGGTGA